A stretch of the Proteus sp. ZN5 genome encodes the following:
- a CDS encoding XylR family transcriptional regulator, producing the protein MKKDKYFRIVLLFNANKVYDRQVVEGVGEYLQASQCHWDVFIEEDFRTRLDNINHWVCDGITADFDDPIIAKHLSQSPLTVIGVGGSYHQEENYPPVPYIATDNYELVQQAFLHLKQKGLKHFAFYGLPAKDHPHWSNEREHAFRQLVTSEKYPGIVYNGMDITQENWQHAQNRLSDWIQTLPPQTGIIAVTDARARHLLQVCDNLNINVPEEISIIGIDDEDMTRYLSRIALSSVVQGSRQMGYLAAKLLHQTLEGQPTNKQQRVLVPPVKIVERRSTDFHSFNDPTVVQAMHYIYYNACKGIKTEQVLDAVNMSRSNLEQRFKKEIGKTIHTVIYEEKLKRAQNLLATTTLAIQEISVMCGYPSLQYFYSIFKKEFGMTPKEFRDE; encoded by the coding sequence ATGAAAAAAGATAAATACTTTCGTATTGTGCTGTTATTCAACGCTAATAAAGTCTATGACCGACAAGTGGTTGAGGGTGTTGGAGAATATCTTCAGGCATCACAGTGCCATTGGGATGTATTTATTGAAGAAGATTTTCGTACTCGTCTTGATAATATAAACCATTGGGTTTGTGATGGTATTACTGCTGATTTTGATGATCCGATTATTGCTAAGCATTTAAGCCAATCACCATTAACGGTTATTGGTGTCGGAGGCTCTTATCATCAAGAAGAAAATTATCCCCCCGTTCCTTATATCGCCACTGATAATTATGAATTAGTTCAACAAGCCTTTTTACATTTAAAACAAAAAGGGCTTAAACACTTTGCATTTTATGGTTTACCAGCAAAAGATCATCCTCATTGGTCGAATGAACGAGAGCATGCATTTCGACAATTAGTCACCAGCGAAAAATATCCGGGTATCGTTTATAACGGCATGGATATTACACAAGAGAATTGGCAACACGCGCAAAATCGTTTATCCGATTGGATACAAACTTTACCACCACAAACTGGAATTATTGCGGTCACCGATGCAAGAGCACGACACTTACTGCAAGTTTGCGACAATTTAAATATTAATGTTCCTGAAGAAATAAGCATTATCGGTATTGATGATGAAGATATGACACGTTATTTATCTCGCATTGCATTATCTTCTGTTGTGCAAGGTTCACGACAAATGGGGTATTTAGCAGCCAAGCTATTACATCAAACGCTGGAAGGGCAACCAACCAATAAACAACAAAGAGTGTTAGTTCCACCTGTTAAAATAGTCGAACGTCGCTCAACCGATTTTCACTCATTTAACGATCCTACCGTTGTGCAAGCCATGCATTATATTTATTACAATGCCTGTAAAGGGATAAAAACAGAGCAAGTTTTAGATGCGGTTAATATGTCGCGTTCTAATTTAGAGCAACGGTTTAAAAAGGAGATCGGCAAGACAATTCATACCGTTATTTATGAAGAGAAACTCAAACGTGCTCAAAATTTATTAGCCACCACAACACTCGCAATCCAAGAAATATCAGTGATGTGTGGCTATCCATCATTACAATATTTTTACTCTATCTTTAAAAAAGAATTTGGTATGACGCCGAAAGAGTTTAGGGATGAGTGA
- a CDS encoding VF530 family protein, with amino-acid sequence MTGHVSKDPLHGVTLEMQVNALVAKYGWAKLGQLIKINCFRSDPSVKSSLKFLRRTPWARAEVEALYLDSLEADIDDVIEVIDHPDCDPWANSRRK; translated from the coding sequence ATGACCGGACACGTTTCTAAAGATCCTTTGCATGGCGTTACTCTCGAAATGCAGGTAAATGCGCTGGTGGCTAAATATGGTTGGGCTAAATTAGGTCAACTTATCAAGATTAACTGCTTTAGAAGTGATCCTAGCGTGAAATCAAGTTTAAAATTTTTGCGCAGAACCCCTTGGGCACGCGCTGAAGTGGAAGCGCTCTATCTTGATTCTCTCGAAGCTGATATTGATGATGTGATTGAAGTTATCGACCACCCAGATTGTGATCCTTGGGCGAATAGCCGTAGAAAGTAA
- a CDS encoding fimbrial protein produces MKFSKTLLITSIIAASFSGIASAASVNGNTTGIIHFKGQFIDSTCTVETNHENKNEGTVQLGTWLTNTFDAVGEKTTAIPFTIGLSGCPATLGTARVTFEGTENDENPNLYKVSNAEGVGIALSTDATSENYLQPNLGAGGIELTGNKGEKTYYARYVTTAEEVSPGTANADITVTIKYTQ; encoded by the coding sequence ATGAAATTTTCTAAAACACTTTTAATCACATCTATTATTGCAGCTTCATTCTCTGGTATTGCAAGTGCAGCATCTGTTAATGGCAATACAACAGGTATTATCCATTTTAAAGGTCAATTTATTGATTCAACTTGTACAGTTGAAACTAATCACGAAAATAAAAATGAAGGTACTGTTCAATTAGGAACTTGGTTAACAAATACCTTTGATGCAGTAGGTGAAAAAACAACTGCAATACCTTTCACTATTGGTTTAAGTGGTTGCCCTGCAACATTAGGTACTGCACGAGTTACATTTGAGGGTACTGAAAATGATGAAAATCCAAATTTATATAAAGTCAGCAATGCCGAAGGTGTAGGTATTGCACTATCAACAGATGCTACCAGTGAAAATTATTTACAACCTAATTTAGGCGCTGGCGGTATTGAATTAACCGGTAATAAAGGTGAAAAAACATATTATGCTCGTTATGTAACAACAGCAGAAGAAGTTTCACCGGGAACAGCGAATGCTGATATTACTGTAACGATTAAATATACCCAGTAA
- a CDS encoding molecular chaperone gives MKKTIIALSLLSVVAINANASVVLGGTRVIYEGDKKEATISVRNNEKTPYLVQSWVESFDNNDLTKPPFSVTPPLFRIEAESANAVRIVLTDPRLPTNKESVYWLNVKSIPPTDPNAVNNLTISINNKIKLIYRPENLSKSDAASAYEKLTFEKQGNHLKAKNSTPYYVSFGQLIVGNKELDNPGMVPPMGEASWNISGIQANQVTWSAVNDHGSITDKKTQPLK, from the coding sequence ATGAAAAAAACAATTATTGCCTTATCACTTTTAAGTGTGGTTGCTATTAACGCAAATGCGAGTGTTGTATTAGGTGGAACTCGTGTGATTTATGAGGGTGACAAAAAAGAGGCTACAATTTCTGTAAGAAATAATGAAAAAACACCTTATTTAGTTCAATCATGGGTTGAAAGTTTTGATAATAATGATTTAACTAAACCGCCATTTTCAGTTACACCGCCATTATTTAGAATTGAAGCAGAGTCAGCAAATGCTGTACGTATTGTATTAACCGATCCAAGACTACCAACAAATAAAGAATCTGTTTATTGGTTAAATGTAAAATCTATTCCACCAACAGATCCTAATGCCGTAAATAACCTTACGATTTCTATTAATAATAAAATAAAACTTATTTACAGACCTGAAAATTTATCAAAGTCAGATGCAGCATCTGCTTATGAAAAACTAACTTTTGAAAAACAAGGTAATCACTTAAAAGCAAAAAACTCAACACCTTACTATGTTTCATTCGGTCAATTAATTGTAGGTAATAAAGAGTTAGATAATCCAGGAATGGTACCACCGATGGGTGAGGCTTCTTGGAATATCTCAGGTATTCAAGCTAATCAAGTGACTTGGAGTGCGGTTAACGATCACGGTTCAATCACTGATAAGAAAACACAACCATTGAAATAA
- a CDS encoding fimbria/pilus outer membrane usher protein, which yields MRLITNHKKSQNSCNKYIVSSHNGLFTFQLKKISQAIATIIIIGTTANYSIANDYFSPNSLSVIDGQNIADIESLQQFSKPGGQLAGKYHVDVVINNTIVDSQNISFINDETTGLLMPILTKKDLGDWGVKVDSISTLETLPPTQEITDISHYINDAKVVLELNQQKLNISIPQIAMEKIAPGTIPSSKWENGLPALVLNYYYSGSNNWSRTGEQDTNNHYVNFRSSANVGPWRLKNYSTFSDSSAGREWKSIETSLERGINSLKSQLIIGDTSTPSDVFDSFQFRGVQLQSDEAMLPSSMRGFAPVIRGIAQSNAEVTIKQNNYVIYQAYVAPGAFEIDDIYSTGTSGDLTVLIKEADGTERSFIVPFSSIAIMQREGQLKYSLTGGQFKSNSDANEPEFVQGTAIYGLPKGMTGYTGVLLSKDYQSYVAGVGVNLGYLGAFSTDITHANTQNLVGKENSNSGQSYRFQYSKNMMTTGTSVTLANYRYSTEDYYSFTEANNRSGDEMYHDKKKNRFQITLSQSLNDYGSLYLSTYQQDYWDRSGKERSISSGYSNNMGGVSYNLNYSYSSTPNQRKSDNRFAFSVSIPLDNMTGNYTSLNSSMTTDNSGNTDMMAGISGSLLENNNLNYSVQQSYGNKENNASGNASGSYRGSYGVANVGYGYDKHSQRANYGLTGAVVAHPYGVTLSQPIYDSFAIVRAPDAKNVNVQNRTGVSTDWRGYAIVPYLNAYDKNEITLDISTLPDNVELKNNTVTLIPTKGAAMLADYQTHVGYRILFTVINQGKPVPFGAFAQQSQVNEIEVSSGIADENGDIYLSGMPEKGSISVSWGKNAQDQCIADYHLTAEHLKQHLPTLTVDCR from the coding sequence ATGCGCCTTATTACAAATCATAAAAAATCACAAAACAGTTGTAATAAATACATTGTATCATCGCATAATGGATTATTTACATTTCAATTAAAAAAAATTTCACAAGCTATTGCGACTATCATTATTATTGGAACAACCGCAAATTATTCAATTGCAAATGATTATTTTAGCCCAAACTCATTAAGTGTTATTGATGGTCAAAATATTGCAGATATAGAAAGTCTTCAACAATTTTCCAAACCCGGTGGGCAATTAGCGGGAAAGTATCATGTTGATGTTGTGATTAATAATACTATTGTTGATTCACAAAACATTTCATTTATTAATGATGAAACAACAGGGCTATTAATGCCTATATTAACAAAAAAAGATTTAGGAGATTGGGGTGTAAAAGTAGATTCCATTTCTACATTAGAAACATTGCCACCAACCCAAGAAATAACTGATATTAGTCATTATATTAATGATGCGAAAGTTGTATTAGAACTTAATCAACAAAAATTAAATATTTCTATTCCACAGATTGCAATGGAAAAAATAGCACCTGGGACTATTCCAAGTAGCAAATGGGAAAATGGATTACCAGCATTAGTTTTAAATTACTACTATAGCGGTTCAAATAACTGGAGTCGTACTGGAGAACAAGATACCAATAATCATTATGTTAACTTTCGTAGCAGTGCAAATGTAGGGCCTTGGCGTTTAAAGAATTATTCAACTTTCAGCGACAGTTCCGCAGGTAGAGAATGGAAAAGCATTGAAACCAGCTTAGAGCGAGGAATTAATAGCTTAAAATCACAGTTAATTATTGGTGATACCTCTACACCAAGTGATGTATTTGATAGCTTCCAGTTTCGTGGTGTTCAATTACAAAGTGATGAAGCAATGTTACCAAGCTCAATGCGAGGTTTTGCCCCTGTGATCCGTGGTATTGCACAAAGCAATGCTGAAGTCACCATTAAGCAAAATAACTATGTGATTTATCAAGCGTATGTCGCACCGGGTGCTTTTGAAATTGATGATATCTATTCAACAGGCACTAGCGGTGATTTAACAGTATTAATTAAAGAAGCCGATGGTACTGAACGCTCTTTTATCGTGCCTTTTTCATCTATTGCCATTATGCAACGTGAAGGGCAGTTAAAATACTCACTAACAGGGGGACAATTTAAGTCTAACTCTGATGCGAATGAGCCAGAATTTGTGCAAGGTACTGCTATTTATGGCTTACCTAAAGGCATGACAGGTTATACCGGTGTATTACTTTCAAAAGATTATCAATCTTATGTTGCGGGTGTTGGTGTTAATTTAGGTTATTTAGGGGCGTTTTCGACAGATATTACACATGCGAATACTCAAAATTTAGTCGGTAAAGAAAACAGTAATAGTGGGCAGTCTTACCGTTTCCAATATTCTAAAAATATGATGACAACAGGAACGTCTGTCACATTAGCTAATTACCGTTATTCCACCGAAGATTATTACAGCTTTACTGAAGCAAATAATCGTTCTGGTGATGAAATGTATCACGATAAGAAAAAGAATCGCTTTCAGATAACACTGAGCCAATCTTTAAATGATTATGGCAGCCTTTATCTTTCTACTTATCAACAAGATTACTGGGATCGTTCAGGAAAGGAGCGCTCAATAAGCTCTGGTTATAGCAATAATATGGGTGGCGTTTCTTATAATTTAAATTATAGCTATTCAAGTACACCTAATCAGCGTAAGTCAGATAATCGCTTTGCGTTCTCTGTTTCTATACCTCTGGATAATATGACTGGAAATTACACGTCATTAAATAGCAGCATGACAACAGATAATAGCGGTAACACCGATATGATGGCAGGGATTAGCGGCAGCTTACTTGAGAACAATAATTTAAATTATTCTGTTCAGCAGTCTTATGGCAATAAAGAAAACAATGCCAGCGGTAATGCTTCAGGTTCTTATCGTGGTAGCTATGGCGTGGCTAATGTGGGATATGGTTATGACAAACATTCACAACGCGCCAATTATGGCTTAACTGGTGCAGTGGTTGCACATCCTTATGGCGTGACATTGTCACAACCTATTTATGATTCATTCGCAATTGTAAGAGCGCCTGATGCTAAAAATGTCAATGTTCAAAACCGTACAGGTGTTTCAACGGATTGGCGAGGCTATGCGATTGTGCCTTATCTAAATGCCTATGATAAAAATGAAATTACGCTAGATATCAGCACATTACCTGATAACGTAGAGCTAAAAAACAATACTGTGACACTTATTCCAACAAAGGGTGCAGCAATGCTTGCTGATTACCAAACACATGTAGGTTATCGCATTTTATTTACTGTGATTAATCAAGGTAAGCCAGTTCCATTTGGTGCATTTGCACAACAATCGCAAGTAAATGAAATTGAAGTAAGTTCTGGGATTGCAGATGAAAATGGCGATATTTATCTCAGCGGAATGCCTGAAAAAGGAAGTATATCCGTATCATGGGGTAAAAACGCTCAAGATCAATGTATTGCAGATTATCATTTAACGGCAGAGCACTTAAAACAGCATTTGCCAACCTTAACTGTTGATTGTCGTTAA
- a CDS encoding fimbrial protein yields the protein MNIKQFILATSLTLFSSQALSSGSFFLLLDDFIIDEATQKLSSGSLLGKGWKIFNAESDEDLCEAYTPGKFNYTTSIKDSSTGISPIRADSQSYPVFKTSIEGIGYVMGYRQKGTSQWYPITSTEELHETQDNTNKLFLDVKMAFVKTVSGEIKKTNSNRMNFDSLLLQCKRVNTSLTSGIGLILRSSAVVTWKSTSCEVKTKRETVDLGTHELVAVRKLGIGDNFGYAQQSMTVECPENMIVDYTIADNNNPNNIGSDIIYLENQSDNPGFGVQMFESGSSEALKLGGDRKTPGNYQYSFAKTTNKKEVINKNFDFKYVKLSDNVKASDGNAKVTVTLVYR from the coding sequence ATGAATATCAAACAATTTATTTTAGCCACAAGTTTAACGCTGTTTTCATCCCAAGCATTAAGTTCTGGTAGTTTTTTCCTTTTACTTGATGATTTTATTATTGATGAAGCCACACAAAAGTTATCTTCTGGATCATTGTTAGGTAAGGGATGGAAAATATTTAACGCAGAATCTGATGAAGATTTATGTGAAGCCTATACACCAGGAAAATTTAATTACACAACGAGTATCAAAGATAGCTCCACGGGTATTTCACCTATACGTGCAGATTCACAATCCTATCCCGTTTTTAAAACAAGTATTGAGGGTATTGGATATGTCATGGGATATCGTCAAAAAGGCACATCACAATGGTATCCCATTACTTCCACCGAAGAATTACATGAAACACAGGATAATACTAATAAACTCTTTCTTGATGTAAAAATGGCTTTTGTGAAAACGGTTTCAGGTGAAATAAAGAAAACTAATTCAAATAGAATGAATTTTGATTCGCTTTTACTACAATGTAAACGAGTTAATACTTCTTTAACTTCAGGTATTGGTCTTATTTTAAGAAGTTCCGCAGTCGTTACTTGGAAATCAACCAGTTGTGAAGTAAAAACCAAGCGTGAAACTGTTGATTTAGGCACCCATGAGCTTGTTGCGGTTCGTAAGTTAGGCATTGGCGATAACTTTGGTTATGCGCAACAATCTATGACTGTCGAATGCCCTGAAAACATGATTGTTGATTACACTATTGCTGATAATAACAACCCGAATAATATTGGCTCAGATATTATCTATTTAGAAAATCAAAGCGACAATCCCGGTTTTGGTGTGCAAATGTTTGAATCAGGAAGTTCTGAAGCATTAAAGTTAGGTGGCGATAGAAAAACACCGGGTAATTATCAATATTCTTTTGCTAAAACAACTAATAAGAAAGAAGTGATAAATAAAAATTTTGATTTTAAGTACGTAAAATTATCTGACAATGTAAAAGCCTCAGATGGCAATGCCAAGGTCACTGTCACATTGGTTTACCGTTAA
- a CDS encoding fimbrial protein: protein MKYTFAKKFIARSILCVLPFLSYSVFANDNVRVNYTGSIKAAACSIQTSDLNIELGTWLLSGNGSNFPAGSTTDWVEFELTFNCKMQSSQVVGSLQGIPASDKNLFKLDEIANQASGMAIQIESYSPERNRWEAKNANEISVLLSSKEVANGINKLKLRARYKQLENRATPGKANASITFVVQNN from the coding sequence ATGAAATATACGTTCGCAAAGAAGTTTATTGCTCGCTCTATTTTATGCGTACTACCATTTTTATCTTATTCTGTTTTTGCTAATGATAACGTCAGAGTTAATTATACAGGCTCAATTAAAGCTGCAGCCTGTAGTATTCAAACCAGTGACTTAAATATTGAATTAGGAACTTGGTTATTAAGTGGCAACGGCAGTAATTTTCCTGCTGGCAGCACAACTGATTGGGTTGAATTTGAATTAACCTTTAATTGTAAAATGCAAAGTAGTCAAGTTGTCGGTTCATTACAGGGTATACCCGCATCTGATAAGAATTTATTTAAGCTTGATGAGATTGCCAATCAAGCATCGGGTATGGCAATCCAAATTGAATCTTATTCACCAGAGCGTAATCGTTGGGAAGCAAAAAATGCCAATGAAATAAGTGTGTTATTAAGTTCAAAAGAAGTTGCCAATGGCATTAACAAATTGAAATTAAGAGCTCGCTATAAACAACTAGAAAATAGAGCGACACCCGGTAAAGCCAATGCTTCCATTACCTTTGTTGTACAAAATAATTAA
- a CDS encoding fimbrial protein → MKLAQLTTVSFFLLFSSQAISYDTLFDIKGKIQASTCILESSKIKDVNLGHISLSENGFGGQIHSTSEKIDWNITLDCPEGLPVILMPKGTAFSENSTVLALNTSSDTAKGVGVETQYSVNGSNWTTLELNKRNTVVSASKNEGEVTLNFRGYYKQMEKDVFPGTANATLDLEIVYQ, encoded by the coding sequence ATGAAATTAGCGCAATTAACAACCGTTTCTTTCTTTTTATTATTTTCGTCACAAGCCATAAGCTATGACACTTTATTTGATATTAAAGGGAAAATACAAGCAAGTACCTGCATATTAGAGTCATCTAAAATTAAAGACGTTAACCTTGGGCATATATCTCTTAGTGAAAATGGCTTTGGTGGACAAATTCATTCAACGAGCGAAAAAATAGATTGGAATATAACCTTAGATTGTCCTGAAGGTTTGCCCGTTATTTTAATGCCCAAAGGCACTGCATTTTCAGAAAATAGCACCGTACTTGCATTGAATACCTCATCTGATACTGCCAAAGGTGTCGGAGTTGAAACACAGTACAGCGTTAATGGCAGTAATTGGACGACATTAGAATTAAATAAACGTAATACTGTGGTTAGTGCGTCAAAAAATGAGGGTGAAGTCACTTTGAATTTTAGAGGTTATTACAAGCAAATGGAGAAGGACGTTTTCCCGGGAACAGCAAATGCCACGTTAGATCTTGAAATTGTTTATCAATAA
- a CDS encoding cyclic nucleotide-binding domain-containing protein, producing the protein MKIINDEKKRNAFILMHQLDTYLSDVLLSSMRLMEVKTGEYLITQNSQATHLYCLVEGKLQIERYEINGEHVVFSFEQAFCVIGDLELISAKNEMVFSTVQALVPSYLLALPLSIVRQKALQDANFLTFICQQLSQKLYQTSLKHAQSPYSSEFKLRRYLFFKAQQEGLSFQLEKRDPLAAMLGISTRQLNRALAHLVSVKAIKLKNKSITVLDCEWLSQLNGLAQ; encoded by the coding sequence GTGAAAATAATTAATGATGAAAAAAAACGTAACGCTTTTATTTTAATGCATCAACTTGATACTTATTTATCTGATGTATTGTTGTCTTCTATGCGATTAATGGAAGTGAAAACGGGAGAATATTTAATAACGCAAAATAGCCAAGCAACACATTTATACTGTCTAGTGGAAGGAAAATTACAGATTGAACGCTATGAAATAAACGGTGAGCATGTAGTTTTTTCTTTTGAACAAGCTTTCTGTGTTATTGGTGATTTAGAACTGATTTCAGCTAAAAATGAAATGGTGTTTAGCACCGTACAAGCCTTAGTTCCTTCCTATTTGTTAGCGTTACCTCTTTCTATTGTCAGACAAAAAGCATTACAAGATGCTAATTTTCTCACCTTTATTTGCCAGCAATTAAGCCAAAAACTTTATCAAACGTCATTAAAACACGCTCAATCACCCTATTCTTCGGAATTTAAATTACGTCGATATTTATTTTTTAAAGCACAACAAGAAGGACTCTCTTTTCAATTAGAAAAAAGAGATCCGTTAGCGGCAATGCTTGGGATCTCAACCAGACAATTAAACCGCGCTTTAGCACATTTAGTCAGTGTTAAGGCGATTAAATTAAAGAATAAATCGATAACGGTGTTGGACTGTGAATGGCTGTCTCAACTTAATGGCTTAGCTCAATAA
- the add gene encoding adenosine deaminase: protein MTFNPSLLPKVELHVHLDTCLSYFYIKQLDPTISFDKFNQQFVAHKPCFNLGDFLSKVTPQIDILQTKSAITLAVDDLFYQLKADNVIYAEIRFAPLLHTKQGLTDKDVVEVVTSAMNEASQKYDIKAGLILCTLRHFSALESLQTAKLVVEYLNKGVVALDLAADEARFSLDNHIAAFDYVKKSGGNLIAHAGEAKGAESVTETLDKLHVTRIGHGVRSIEDNEVINRLKSQNILLEVCPSCNIICNIYEQIDQHPVNQLKKQGIKLNINTDARTVANTSLNKEYQLLHDIFGWSEKDFQQCNIDALNASFIANDIRKKLMDKLCYVHAK, encoded by the coding sequence ATGACATTCAATCCCAGCTTATTACCTAAAGTCGAGCTTCATGTGCATTTAGATACCTGTTTAAGCTATTTTTATATTAAACAGCTAGATCCAACAATAAGCTTTGATAAGTTTAATCAGCAATTTGTTGCTCATAAACCCTGTTTTAATTTGGGCGATTTTTTAAGTAAAGTCACGCCACAAATTGATATTTTGCAGACTAAATCAGCAATTACATTAGCCGTTGACGATCTATTTTATCAGTTGAAAGCAGACAATGTTATTTATGCTGAAATCCGATTTGCCCCGTTATTACACACAAAACAGGGTTTAACAGATAAAGACGTTGTTGAGGTTGTTACTTCAGCAATGAATGAAGCATCTCAAAAATATGATATTAAAGCAGGATTGATCTTATGCACATTGCGTCATTTTAGTGCGTTAGAGAGTCTACAAACCGCCAAATTAGTTGTCGAATATCTGAATAAAGGTGTTGTCGCACTTGATTTAGCGGCTGATGAAGCGCGTTTTTCTTTAGATAATCATATTGCTGCTTTTGATTATGTTAAAAAATCAGGAGGGAATTTAATTGCTCATGCAGGGGAAGCAAAAGGCGCTGAAAGCGTTACTGAAACATTGGATAAACTGCATGTTACTCGAATTGGTCATGGTGTTAGAAGTATTGAAGATAATGAGGTCATTAACAGGCTTAAATCTCAAAATATATTATTAGAGGTTTGCCCAAGTTGTAATATTATCTGCAATATCTATGAGCAAATAGACCAACACCCCGTTAATCAGCTAAAAAAGCAGGGCATTAAATTAAATATTAATACTGATGCACGAACAGTTGCCAATACTTCGTTAAATAAAGAGTATCAGTTATTACATGATATTTTTGGTTGGAGCGAAAAAGATTTTCAGCAATGCAATATCGATGCTCTTAATGCCAGTTTTATTGCAAATGACATTCGTAAAAAACTAATGGATAAGCTCTGCTACGTTCACGCAAAATAG
- a CDS encoding acyl-CoA reductase: MTEAIHVRLANIKQCLIHCLNENWLFSDDPLTQAFCLNRLTQWAYSDILEQKVANELGNKCWRAPNKLLIVVSEKDPLGTLEALLAGYLIGSPIRIKARLSTQWLYLLRAYLGLNENECEILDWSSENQNDELVLNGIEAILLAGGDALIQHYRNVVPAPIKLIELGPKISAMAILGHSLPDISLILKDVCLFRQQVCSSPRFILLENENCAQQLYQQLSIALPSLSPLPETIKLQQMAQVHEYSLSRDLLNNEKPTLYDANSGWGITYHTQFAPQYWLDLGFQLIVGPIAHHLQLAQKQWFARLQTLGYHGSLSSISPQQYSFTRYCPIGSMHSRPMTATHDGFFMLATLVFFINQEG, from the coding sequence ATGACAGAAGCGATACACGTTCGTTTAGCAAACATTAAGCAGTGTTTAATACACTGCCTTAATGAGAATTGGCTATTCTCTGATGATCCCTTGACGCAAGCATTCTGCCTTAATCGTTTAACTCAGTGGGCTTATAGCGACATATTAGAGCAAAAAGTAGCTAATGAACTGGGGAATAAATGCTGGCGAGCACCAAATAAACTATTAATCGTGGTCTCAGAAAAAGATCCCCTAGGTACATTAGAAGCACTACTTGCGGGCTATTTAATTGGTAGTCCTATCCGAATAAAAGCGCGATTATCCACGCAATGGCTTTATCTATTACGTGCTTATTTAGGTTTAAATGAAAACGAGTGTGAAATTCTTGATTGGTCGAGTGAAAATCAAAATGATGAGCTTGTTCTTAACGGGATTGAAGCGATTTTATTGGCGGGTGGTGATGCGCTTATTCAGCATTATCGCAACGTAGTACCAGCACCGATTAAATTAATTGAGTTAGGGCCAAAAATAAGTGCAATGGCTATTTTAGGTCATTCATTACCTGATATTTCCCTTATTTTAAAAGACGTCTGTTTGTTTAGACAGCAAGTTTGTAGTTCACCACGTTTTATCTTATTAGAGAATGAAAACTGCGCTCAACAACTTTATCAGCAACTTTCTATTGCATTACCTTCATTATCCCCATTGCCAGAAACAATAAAACTTCAACAAATGGCACAAGTACACGAATATTCATTGTCTCGTGACTTACTCAATAATGAAAAACCCACACTTTATGATGCAAATTCAGGCTGGGGGATCACTTACCACACTCAATTTGCACCTCAATATTGGCTGGATCTTGGTTTTCAATTGATTGTAGGTCCCATAGCGCATCATTTGCAGTTAGCTCAAAAACAGTGGTTTGCACGCTTACAAACATTGGGTTATCACGGTTCATTGTCGTCAATTTCACCACAACAATATAGTTTCACTCGCTATTGTCCAATTGGCTCGATGCATTCTCGCCCGATGACCGCAACACATGATGGCTTTTTTATGTTAGCCACACTGGTGTTTTTTATTAATCAGGAAGGGTAA